From Aedes albopictus strain Foshan chromosome 1, AalbF5, whole genome shotgun sequence, one genomic window encodes:
- the LOC115259282 gene encoding uncharacterized protein K02A2.6-like — protein sequence MNFVKPPEFNIGDSWPLYEERLKRFFVAYQIDDKDDKRKSAFLLTAASMEVFQIIKNLSFPALPEEKKFSELCDLLKQRFTPTLVVFRERAKFFEARQGEGESIVEWSTRLKKLAANCEFGDQLNPFLLNIFVAGMRRGPIFERLCEEEATSTLENLVKIAMKRESTMQQREVLEVHKIQPKEQQKHRKSEAKCYACGKGDHDFKKCQYKSYICRNCDNKGHLAKVCPSKDKKPSNEKRGPKVNHLRINKLDVPPPVEMQVFVNHHPINFEVDTGSPVNAISKSMYDRLFQEIPLNTRSTEEFVCYNGSGFRDVGTFKAMMKYKEHESLEEIFVFEGTRQPLFGRQTMRNWNLKIDFCFISTDEQDGKQLLDPLLRKHAAVFEGELGRFKHNQIHLALKEDAVPKFCKPRKIPLAFKEKVEAELDRLESSGIISKAPSSEAEWGTPLVPVLKKDSSLRLCADYRVTVNPFLLDDHHPFPVIEDIFAALQGGKYFAKLDLKNAYYQLEVDDETKKILAWSTHRGVYWMNRLPFGTKPACAIFQGTLERVLQGCRGTVIYLDDVLISGATVRELLENLDEVLSRLKEAGFLLNKNKCEFFKQTVAYLGHVIDEDGLHKDPEKVRAILDVKPPADVKDVRAFVGLANYYAKFCPSLAQCLKPLYELLKDGVEFSWTNKQQKAFEKAKKLLSEDTVLSHYNPSLPVRLYCDASNEGIGAVITHVFPDKSERPISFASRIFKKHEAGYSVIDREALAIYYGINKFSNYLFGRHFELMTDHKPLTGLFNPKGIPATAAGRLQRWAAFLANCDYEIRHVKGRKQIVIESRRDKLISRVVEYVQSGWPRMIQEDELKTFYQKRDELSVEEGVLLWGYRIVVPTKLRKMLLDELHKVHLGIVKMKSMARSYFWWPCLDYDIETLGKKCELCIQQRPERSDPVSPWRLTSAPGDRVHVDHFSFRGSDFFVMIDSYSKWIETFPVRTLTSKETIEKLCEYISRFGSISTLVSDNGTAFTSDEFQNFCKSRGINHLRTAPYSPCSNGAAENAVKTVKTALKKLSNDTAFQKKSTSIMISSFLEMYRASKHATTAESPFKLMFGREMRLRFDTLKFDATRRQDDTIQKVNNRKKQETFAVGETVYVRDYRNPKKASWIRGKILKKLGAVLFECSSEELGTIKRRSHQILKYPYDDYEEDRRISNGHCNGNNNDDADSDASYVSLEDDVEDNPTNQPNGAYVTRYNRVVRPPRR from the exons ATGAATTTTGTCAAGCCTCCGGAGTTCAATATTGGAGATTCTTGGCCGTTATACGAGGAGCGTTTGAAGAGATTTTTCGTGGCCTATCAAATCGATGATAAGGATGACAAGAGGAAATCTGCTTTTCTGCTGACGGCTGCGTCGATGGAAGTTTTCCAAATTATCAAGAATTTGTCGTTCCCGGCGTTACCCGAAGAAAAGAAGTTTTCGGAACTGTGCGATTTGTTGAAGCAGCGATTTACCCCGACGCTGGTCGTTTTCCGGGAGCGAGCGAAGTTTTTCGAGGCAAGGCAAGGTGAAGGCGAATCGATTGTAGAATGGAGTACTCGTTTGAAGAAGTTAGCGGCCAACTGTGAGTTCGGCGACCAAttaaatccgtttttgctgaacATTTTTGTGGCCGGCATGCGAAGAGGACCGATTTTCGAACGCCTCTGTGAAGAGGAGGCAACCTCAACTTTGGAGAACCTCGTGAAGATTGCTATGAAGAGAGAATCTACTATGCAGCAGCGGGAAGTTTTAGAGGTTCACAAGATTCAACCGAAGGAGCAGCAAAAGCATCGGAAGAGTGAAGCCAAATGCTACGCGTGTGGCAAGGGAGACCACGATTTCAAGAAATGCCAGTACAAAAGTTACATCTGTCGGAATTGTGACAACAAGGGCCATTTGGCGAAGGTTTGCCCATCGAAGGACAAGAAGCCATCAAATGAGAAACGCGGTCCGAAGGTCAACCATTTGAGAATTAACAAGCTCGATGTTCCCCCGCCGGTAGAGATGCAAGTTTTTGTGAATCACCACCCGATCAATTTTGAAGTCGACACCGGAAGCCCTGTCAACGCTATTTCCAAGAGCATGTACGACCGGCTGTTTCAAGAGATCCCGTTGAACACCAGATCTACTGAAGAATTTGTGTGCTACAATGGTTCTGGATTCCGTGATGTTGGAACCTTCAAAGCGATGATGAAGTACAAGGAACATGAGTCACTGGAGGAAATTTTTGTCTTCGAAGGAACCCGGCAGCCGCTGTTCGGACGTCAAACGATGAGGAATTGGAACTTGAAGATTGATTTTTGCTTCATTTCAACGGATGAACAGGATGGTAAGCAGTTATTGGATCCACTCCTAAGGAAGCATGCAGCAGTATTTGAAGGTGAGTTAGGCCGTTTCAAACACAACCAGATTCATTTGGCTCTGAAGGAGGACGCTGTACCAAAATTCTGCAAACCAAGGAAAATCCCGTTGGCATTCAAAGAGAAAGTTGAAGCGGAACTGGACAGATTGGAGAGTTCAGGAATAATTTCGAAGGCCCCTTCTTCTGAAGCTGAATGGGGTACACCGTTAGTTCCAGTCCTGAAGAAAGATTCTTCGTTACGTTTGTGCGCTGATTACCGTGTCACCGTAAATCCGTTCCTGTTGGACGATCATCACCCGTTTCCTGTTATCGAGGACATTTTTGCGGCGCTCCAGGGAGGAAAATATTTTGCCAAGTTAGATTTGAAGAATGCATACTATCAGCTCGAAGTTGATGACGAGACGAAGAAGATTCTGGCATGGAGCACTCATCGTGGAGTATATTGGATGAACCGTCTTCCGTTTGGCACGAAACCAGCCTGTGCAATATTTCAAGGTACGTTGGAGCGAGTTCTTCAAGGTTGCCGTGGTACTGTTATCTATCTAGATGACGTGTTGATTTCCGGGGCGACAgtacgggaactcctggagaatctggatgaagttttGAGCCGTCTGAAGGAAGCCGGATTTCTGTTGAACAAAAACAAATGTGAATTCTTCAAGCAGACGGTAGCGTACCTCGGACATGTAATTGATGAAGATGGACTACACAAAGATCCGGAAAAGGTGAGAGCAATTTTGGACGTGAAACCACCAGCCGATGTCAAGGATGTTCGAGCGTTTGTTGGATTGGCTAATTACTACGCGAAATTTTGTCCAAGCTTGGCGCAGTGTTTGAAGCCCTTGTATGAATTGTTGAAGGACGGTGTAGAATTTTCCTGGACCAACAAGCAACAAAAGGCGTTTGAAAAAGCGAAGAAGCTTCTTTCCGAAGACACCGTATTATCCCACTACAATCCCAGTCTTCCTGTTCGGCTGTATTGCGATGCGTCCAACGAAGGTATTGGAGCTGTGATAACTCACGTTTTCCCGGATAAATCAGAACGCCCGATTTCATTTGCGTCACGGATTTTCAAGAAACACGAAGCTGGATATTCCGTAATTGATCGAGAAGCGTTAGCGATCTACTATGGCATCAACAAATTCAGTAACTACCTGTTTGGCCGACATTTTGAGCTCATGACCGACCACAAGCCATTGACTGGTTTGTTCAACCCGAAGGGCATTCCAGCCACTGCAGCAGGACGGTTACAACGATGGGCTGCATTCCTGGCAAACTGTGATTATGAGATCCGTCACGTGAAAGGT CGAAAGCAAATTGTGATTGAAAGCCGAAGAGACAAGCTGATCAGCCGTGTTGTCGAGTACGTCCAATCCGGATGGCCCAGAATGATACAGGAGGACGAATTGAAGACATTCTATCAGAAGCGTGATGAATTGAGCGTGGAGGAAGGAGTTTTGCTCTGGGGTTATCGTATCGTGGTTCCCACCAAATTGAGGAAGATGTTGCTGGACGAACTTCACAAGGTACATCTGGGAATCGTGAAAATGAAGAGTATGGCACGATCGTATTTCTGGTGGCCATGTTTGGATTACGATATCGAGACCCTCGGAAAGAAGTGCGAGCTGTGTATCCAGCAAAGACCCGAAAGAAGCGATCCTGTCTCACCGTGGCGACTGACATCTGCACCAGGAGACCGAGTACACGTGGACCATTTTTCCTTCCGCGGATCGGATTTCTTCGTGATGATTGATAGCTACAGCAAATGGATTGAAACTTTTCCTGTGCGCACTTTGACTTCAAAAGAAACAATCGAGAAACTGTGTGAGTATATTTCaagatttggttcaatttcaacTTTGGTGTCCGACAATGGAACAGCGTTTACGTCGGATgaatttcaaaacttttgtaaATCAAGAGGAATCAACCATTTGCGAACGGCGCCATACAGCCCATGCTCGAACGGTGCTGCAGAGAATGCTGTGAAAAcagtgaagactgctttgaagaaGCTCAGTAATGATAcagcattccagaagaaatcaacgTCCATCATGATCAGCTCTTTTCTGGAAATGTACCGGGCTTCGAAACATGCGACGACAGCGGAAAGTCCATTCAAACTGATGTTCGGCAGAGAAATGAGGCTGAGGTTTGATACCTTGAAGTTTGATGCAACAAGACGACAGGACGACACAATCCAGAAGGTAAATAACAGAAAGAAACAAGAAACATTTGCCGTTGGAGAAACTGTGTACGTGCGAGACTACAGAAACCCGAAAAAAGCATCTTGGATACgaggaaaaattttgaaaaaacttgGAGCGGTACTCTTCGAATGCTCATCCGAGGAACTTGGTACTATCAAGCGACGATCTCATCAAATTTTGAAGTATCCGTATGATGACTATGAAGAAGATAGGAGAATCTCAAACGGTCACTGTAACGGGAATAACAACGACGACGCCGACTCGGACGCAAGCTATGTATCTCTTGAAGACGATGTGGAGGATAATCCGACCAATCAACCGAATGGAGCTTACGTTACGCGATATAACCGAGTTGTTCGACCACCACGGCGTTAG